The genomic segment GTCGGCGCTGCTGCCCCACCACTGGGTGCCATATTCCAACACCCACAGGCGTCCGTCCGGGGTAATTTTCATATCCAGCGGCCCGGCCCACTCAATACCGGGAGCCAGGTCTTCAATTTTGGTGACGTTATCGAACGCATCCAAGCTCACCACCTTGACCCAGCTGCGCATAAAGTCGCCAATAATTAATTTACCCTGGTAGTAATCGTCGTACGCCAGATCATCGCCACTTGGGTACACACCGGCCACCAGGGCATTGCGCCCGCCCTGACCCAGCTCGGGAAAACGCTCGGAACGGGCATAGGGGTACCAAATCAACGCAGGCTGCGCCGGTGGCAACACTTTTAAACCTGTGTTGCGAGGCGAGAAGTTCTCCACCGCCAGCGGGTTAAACAACTTGCCACTTTCGCCCGCTTGGTAATCGTACATTCGATAGGGAATATTATTGGCCAAAACGGCGGGCCAGCCAAAGTAGCCGGGCTCAGTCACCTTGTTAATTTCGTCGTAACCGCGTGGGCCAAACTCCTGGGTATCGGCTTTACCATCCGGACCTACATCGCCGTAGTAAAGCGTGTCGGTATTGTCATCGATGGCGATGGTATAGGGGTTGCGCGTGCCCATCACGTAAATTTCTGGGCGGCCGCTTTCATTTGCGGCGAATAGATTGCCTTCGGGGATGGTGTAGCCGCCTTTTTTATCGGGAGTAATGCGCAGAATTTTACCGCGTAAATCCTGACTGTTAGACGATGTGCGCAGCGCGTCGTGGTAGGTGCCCTCGGGGGTATTGTTCATGGGGCCGGAGTCATTGGACTCGAACGGATTGGAGTTGTCCCCCAAGGCGACAAACAAATTACCATAGCGATCAAACTCCAGGTTGCCGCCGGTATGACAACAGGTGTTATCGTTGGGAATATCCAGCAGCACTTGCTCGCTGCTCATATCCAGTTTTTTATCGACTACCGTAAACTGCGATAAACGCTGCAACAATTCTGCTTCGCCGGATTCATCGGCCAGGTTATACATGGCATAAATTATCTGGTTATTCGCAAAGTTCGGATCAAAAGCGACAGCCACCAACCCAAATTCAATATTTTTCTTGGGCGCAAACACCTCAAACTCGGCCATGGTGTGCAAATCTTGCGTGGACATATCCAACCACAAAAGCTTGCCCTGGCGCTGGCCAATCATTGCCGCAGAATAATCGGCGCTAATGTCAAAGCTGATTGGCTCCACCAGATTTTTCACTAACACCTTCTGCTTAAAGCGACGCGAATCCGGTTTGGACTTTTCGTAATCCAGCGGCGCGCGATCGGCTAGCGCGTAATCCAGACCACCACTTAAGTGTTCGCGAAACAAGGGGTTGGCAAAAGTCTCGGCCGTGTGACCCAGCCCGGTATAAAAAGCCCGGCCACCATCGAACTCGTGGTACCAGGCAATGGGGTGGTAATCGCCGTGTTTGCCACCTTGGTAGCTGCGTTCATCCACCACCAGCAAGTCGTTGCGCTGCTCCGACAGCGCATAAAAATCGTACCACTCATCGGCCAAATAAAATTCGCCAGGCAAATTCTTGGTAGCCGGATGGTGTTTATCCACCACTTTTAAGCGCGCACGCTGAACATTGGAAGGGTCACCCGGATGAGATTTAAACGCGGCGCCAACCAATCGCTGGTACCAGTGCCAGTTACCCTGGCGGTGCTCGGTATCAGTGGCCGAATGTATGCCGACAAAACCACCGCCCGCCTGAATATAGCGCTCCATGGCCACCTGTTGCGACGCGCTAAGAATATCGCCCGTGGTATTCACAAATACAATGGCGGCCATTTTTGCCAACTCTTGATCGGTAAACACACCCGCGTCGTCGGTGGCGACCGGCGCCAATCCTTTCTCTTGCAATAATTCAGTGACCGCTTTTACGCCGGCGGGAATAGAATCGTGGCGCCAGCCCTCGGTCTTGGAAAACACCAACACCTGACTCAAGCGTTGCGCTTGGTCTGCCGCAGCAGCTTCAGGCTCTGACTTTTCGGTGGCACCGCATGAGATAACGGAAAGGCTAAACAGGGTAATGGCAACTAGCGCCAATAGTTGACGAGGATAGATAATCATTATTCCAAGCACACTTTAGGATAGTTATTATTTCGTCGGCCAAGCAAAACCGCCGCGTGACGAACAGCTCGATAAGCCAGTTTGATAATCGAGTTAAAGAGCTGACCCTAAAAGTCTACTTCACCATAAGAGACTCGTCATTGCACTTTTCAAATATTTAGTCGCCGCTTTACAGAAAATGACAGAAAAACGCCCAGCCGATTACCAGGCCGATAACGCTGTTTCTCGTTAGCATGTTCGTCAGTTGCGGCCGTTTGTCTACCTTAGAAGACACTCAGCCAAAACTCACTGCCAGGGCGCTATTCAATGGCCGCCAGGGCTTCACTCAGACTTTTTACGGCAACGATTTCAATACCATCCATTGCTTTGGGAGCATTGCCAATAGGCACAATCGCCCGCTTAAAGCCGTGCTTCGCCGCTTCGCGCAAACGCTCCTGACCGCTGGGTACGGGGCGGATTTCGCCGGACAGGCCTATCTCGCCAAACACCATTAAATCGTGCGCCAGTGGGCGGTCGCGAAAACTGGAGACTATGGCCAATACCAACGCCAAGTCCGCACTGGTTTCGGCCACACGCACGCCACCCACCACATTGACAAACACATCTTGATCGCCAACCAGCACTCCGCCGTGACGGTGCAGCACCGCAAGCAACATGGACAACCGATTCTGATCCAAACCTACCGCCACCCGACGCGGATTGCCCAGATGGCTGTCATCCACCAGAGCTTGAATTTCCACCAGCAGCGGGCGGGTGCCCTCCCACATCACCATCACCACCGACCCCGAGGCTACTTCGTCGCCGCGCTGCAAAAAAATGGCGGAGGGGTTGCTGACCTCTTTCAGACCTTTTTCGGTCATGGCAAACACGCCAAGCTCGTTCACCGCGCCAAAGCGATTTTTATTGCCACGCAGGGTGCGAAACCGCGAGTCGTGTGAACCCTCCAGCAAAATAGAGCAGTCAATCATATGCTCAAGCACCTTGGGCCCTGCCAGTGATCCGTCTTTGGTTACATGCCCCACCAAAATAACCACGGTGCCAGTTTGTTTGGCAAAGCGCGTCAAATAGGCCGCCGCTTCGCGCACTTGCGATACCGAACCAGGTGCCGATTGAATATCGGATAAATGCACCACCTGAATCGAGTCCACCACCATCACCTTGGGCTGCAGCTGCTCGGCCGCCTGCCCGATCAGTTCGACGCTGGTTTCCGACAGCATTTGCAGTTTGTCGGTGGGCAGCCCCAACCGATTGGCGCGCATAGCGACCTGCTGCAGCGACTCTTCACCTGTTACGTAAAGACAACTCAATTGCTCAGCGATTTTGCACAAGGTTTGCAGCAGCACCGTACTTTTACCCGCGCCTGGGTGCCCGCCTATTAACACCACCGAGCCGGGAACCAGGCCACCGCCCAGCACCCGGTCAAACTCACCCGTGCCGGTACTCAAACGTGGCAAGTCCTCCAGGCTGATATCCGCCAGAGTCTGCACTTTGGAGCCAGCGCTACCGGCGTAACCACTAAACTGAGCATTGCGCGCCCCGCCTTTGGGCGCCGGCCCCAATTTCATTTCCACCACCGAGTTCCAGGTACCACACTCGCTGCACTGCCCCTGCCACTTGGAGAAATCGGCACCACATTCATTGCAGACGTAAGCGACTTTTTGTTTGCTAGCCATAATTTGAAATCGTTATTGCGGCGGCATACGCCGTAAGTGAATATCTTGCACAACCCGGATGGCCGGACGCACGGTGAATAATAGTGACCCGATTAGAAACAACCAAGTGGCGGAGGTCTGAGTAGACTCGGAGAAAAACAGCACGCTGCCGATAACAAATAGGACCCCTGCCGCCAAATCGTTGAGCGAGTACCACAAATCATAGCGAGCACTTATCTGACGGTGACGATCACTTTGTTCAGCCAAACGGGCATCGCAAAAATGTAGTTTTGCGCTCATACAACTTTCCCATTTACGTAAATTTTACAAATAACACCTGTGTTGAATCGGTATCTCGCGCTCTGCGCGGCTATTGGCGCTGGCATCAATGTTGCGTTGCTATAGGCAAAGCGAATACAGGAGTAACTTTATGGCTATGGTACCGAAAACACTCAATGATTTATTGCAAATAACTCAGCGCTTTCACGCCGAGATGGCGAAACACCTAACTCAGTACAACACGCCGCAAACCGATGAACGTCAGCAGCTATTACTGCAGCATCTGGCGCATAAGGAGCAAGTGTTGGCCGACACCTTAGCAGAGCTGAAGCTCGACTCAGACTTAGGACCGTTACAAACTTGGTTTTACGAGTATACCGATCGCCACCCCATCGCCGCCTTTGAACCGTTAGAGATCAATCTGCGTGAGTACGATATAGACAGCGTCGCCGCTCTAACCGCAGATTGGCACGGCGAGCTGGTGGATTTGTTTATTTATCTGACCGAGCGCGCCGAGAGCGACCGCACGGAAAAACTTGCGCGCGATGTGCTGGCCATTGAAGCCAGCCACGCGCGGCAAATGAGCTACGATATGGCGCGCAGCAATGATATCTAAACAAGCAGGCTAATGAGTAGCCGCAGGCTCTACTACGACCAAAGACGGAGCACGAATCTGAAGCTGCCCCCACATAGTCATTAAAAATGCCACCTCTAGATCGACATTTTGGACTTCCCCGGCTTCAGGCAGAGTAAATGTAACTGCAATGCGTTGCCATGGTGTTTCACCAACGGCAGTGGGGATAGGTGTCTTCTCGGACAGCACGCTGCTACGGCCCAACATCGGCGGCGTACCTTTTCTCAGGCCCTTTACCAAGATCTTAAGGGCCGGTTCTGCGATCATGGAGCTGTCGTTATTACTAAACATAGTTTTAATGTCGGCGGAAAACTCCAAAGTCCTCCCCATCAAAGGGGCAACGTCCTCCTTGCTAAGTATCTGACGCAATTTACCCCAGGGTTCTGTTCCGGTACGAGTAATCGTCAATATGCTGCCCGACACGCTCAATTCATAGGAATTATTACCTGCATGCTGTAACAACGCCCAATGATTTAACTTACCAGCAGTAACATCCGTGAAATTAGCATTTTTTATCACACCTGGGGCCGGTGCGACATAGGTAGCGGAGGCATCTTTACTATGGTCACAGGCAGGCAAAACAATTGCACATATTAAAGCCAGCGCGAACGGCGGTAGTGATGGTTTCACGAGTTAGTTCTCCAAAAACTTACCCAGTCATCTTAACAGACTCATGCCCCACACTACGCCACTTGCGGTTAATGCGTGTGAATATGTTCCTCTCCACCTATAATATCGTGCCCATGCAGTAAATTTTCCAATGCCTGCCCCTCGGGCATAAATGAGTCATCCACCGCTGCGCGAAAACAACCCAGTATCCAAGGGTAGGCATCGGTCACGTAATAGCCGTACTGCCCCTCATAGGTCATGCCATTGCACTCATCCAAATCCCCGGCGCCCTCAATGTACTCGTAATCACCGATAAACTGTCCGTCGTAATTGCCACTGGCCACCGCACCTGTGCCCGCTTCAGGGGTCTCGTAGCCGGCCACCGCAAGGCGCTCTCCACCATCGTTTTTTAACCGGTAACTGGAGGTAACTGCTCGAATACTACCCGTGTCCTCAATGCAGGGGCCGAACACGGGAAAGCCATCGGCGGCAAAACCAATAAGCGGTGAAGGCCCGCTAGCCGAGCTGCACTCGAGCTCAAACAGCGCGCGCGGATTGCCGTGATAATGGTAACTACCATCCGGTTGCGGATGGGCATTGTGAGCATCGGTACCAAAATAATTTAAAGGCGACATAGGATCGTAACGCCAGGGATTGCTTTCCTGATCCGGGCCGCAGCCGATCTTTTCTTCGCCTAATGGCTCGTCGCCCACGCCATAACAGGCGGCGGCCAAAAGATCAGCTGTTACACCGTTGAGAAAAATAACGTTCTTTACACCTACCTGCAAAGGGGTAACTTCGTCGGCGAACTGGGGGTTAACCGGCAGGGTGTACTGCGCAACCACCTCGCTGACATCCGAGGCAAACTTGGCGGACGCATCGTTAAAGTCGTGATTGGGAATCTGATTCAGACTGAAAGTACAGGTGTCATCCTCAACAGAGACCTGCAATGAACCGCTAAAGGGCAGAGACCTTTGTATATCCGTCACTTGTGAATAATAGGTACCCTGGTACGAGGTACAGTTTCCGCCACGACGCGCGAGCGTGGCTTCAGTAATATCGATGTTATCCGCGAATGCTGTCACACTCGCTGCTGTCGCCTGGGCACTCAACTCGCCTACACCGATCGTCAGAGCAACCTGATATACACCGGGCACATCCGGTGTAAAACTCGGTTGTGCAGTATTAGCGTACTGCAATTGCGCACTACTGTCTGGCGGCGTCTGCACCAGCGACCATTCAAAATTGATAATCACATCAGCAAGTGCATCAGACACCACGCTTTGCAGTACCACTTGCTCTCCCACGGCCACCTCGGCAACCGACTGAATGGCCGGTGCAGGCAACTCTTGCGATGTTTCAGAGCTTGCCGCGGAAGCCGAACTGCTCGAAACGGTATCTGCGCTTTCGCTGGAGCTGGAGACACTACTCTGCGCTTTGATAATTTGCGTCACAGCCTCGCTGGCAGAACCGCTGGAACCTCCGCAGGCGCCCAGCAGGAGGAAAGAGGCAGAGGCCAGAGCTGTTAATAAACGAGGGTTATTCATATTCACGGTCCTTTAGGCAGTAAAGCCAGGCCTTGGCAATTTTAACGCCACCGTGAAAATCATTTTGTAAAACAATAGGTTGCAGAAAAAAGTCAAAACCTAAACGGGACATCGCTTATAGAACTCACGCGAGCGTGTAGTAACTCCAGCGCCTTTCGCCGCAGCGCTGCAAACGTCCGTCGCGATGCAGCTTTTTCAGTAGATATGAAGCGCGGTGATGATCCACCCCGAGCAACGCCTGCACCTCGGCATTGTCAATGCGACCGCGCTCCTCCAGCTGCGCCACAATCCGGTCTTCATCGCAGCCCTGGGCGGCGCGGACTTGTATCGTCTGCTTGTCGGTCGGCTCAGACGCGACTTGCGCTACAGGCTCGAGAAAATGCAAATGCCGTACACCGATATTCTGCCCGCGACTGGCGATCAGGGCGTATTCGATCAGATTTTTTAATTCGCGCACATTACCGGGATAATGATAAGCGCGCAGCTGCACCAATGCTTCCGCATCGATTTCCACATTCTCGCGGCCCATCTGTGCGCACAACTGTTCGGCAAAATATTGCACCAGCAGCGGAATATCCACGGCCCGCTCGCGTAAGGGCGGCAGAGTAATTTGGTAGCCGGCAAGGCGAAAATATAAATCTTTGCGAAACTCGCCACTACTGACCCTATCGCTCAGCTCGGCGTTGGTGGCCGCCACTATGCGCACGTTCACCCGCCGGGAGTTTTTCCCCCCCACCGGCGTGACCAACCCATCTTCCAGCACACGCAGCAACTTTGCCTGCAGGGGTAAAGGCATATCACCTATTTCATCGAGAAACAGGGTGCCGCCATCGGCGCGTACAAAAAAACCAGCCCGATCCGCCACCGCACCTGTGTAAGCGCCTTTGGTGTGGCCAAAAAACTCAGCGTCGGCCAGCTCGGCCGGTATCGCCGAACAGTTAACCGCAATAAATGGCTTGGCGCGGCGCTCGCTGCCATAGTGGATCGCGCGCGACACCAGCTCCTTCCCGGTGCCGCTTTCCCCCAACACCAACACATTGGTGTTCTGGGCACTTTGCAGCGCGCGCACTTGCTCAAGCAAATCGAGAATGGCGCTGCTTTGACCAATAAACGCCTCGATACCCCACTGCGCCGCTTCGCGCTCACTCACCGCCGATAATTGCTCACCAGCTAGATGCAACGCACTTTCCGCCTCAAGACGACGGTCTATTTGCTCTTGCAGCTGACGATTAAGACTCAAGAGTTCACGGTTTTGCTCGCGCAACTGCAGCTGCTGCTGGCGAATCGTTAAATGCGTGGTGATTCTTGCCAGTACCTCTTCTCGCTGCAGAGGCTTGGTAATGTAATCGACGGCCCCCACCGTAAAGCCTTTGACCTTACTGTCGGTATCACCCAGTGCGCTCATAAAAATAATCGGAAAGTCGTGACCTTGGGGCAGCTTTTTCAAACGTCGACAGACCTCAAAGCCGTCCATTCCGGGCATCATCACATCCAGCAACACCAGTTCGGGTTGGCGCAAGCTGGCAACCTCAAGAGCCTGCTCGCCATCGGTTGCCACCGCAAGCTCAAGGCCACTGCTGGAAAGGTAATCCACCAATATATCCAGGTTCGCGGGTTTGTCGTCGACCACCAGCACTAAAGGTTCGTTATTTTTCATAAGCCACGCACGTTCTGTCTTTGCGAAATCTCCCTATAAGCGATTATAAGCGAATACTGACACCTTTAAGCGATAACCTTCTTATAAGAGCCCAAGAAAACCATAAGCCACTGTTTACAAAGAATATTTATTTTGGCCAGGCTTTTGCTATAGCAGTTATTAACACGTTTATCTCTGGATTACGACATGATGATGACTGCAACTGACCTGAACCAAGAGCCGCAACCGCTGGTATTGCTGGTAGACGATACACCCGCCAACCTGGATGTACTGGTTGAACACTTGAGCAAAGAAAATATCGACCTGATGGTGGCCACCTCCGGCCAGGAAGGGCTGGAGTTAGCGCACCAGCACCTGCCGGATTTGATTCTGCTGGATGTGATGATGCCTGGCATGGACGGCTATACCATGTGCGAGAAATTGATGGCTGAACCTGACCTGGCCGATATTCCAGTGGTGTTTCTCACCTCGCGAGACAATGAGCTCGACGTTGAGCACGGTTTGTCCCTGGGCGCCGTAGACTATATTGTCAAACCCTTCTCGCTGCCGATTCTTAAGGCCCGTGTGCGTAATCATTTGGCGCTAAAGCGCCGCGGCGACCTGCTGACCCAGCTAGCCTGTACCGATGGCCTAACCCGTGTAGCCAACCGCCGCCACTTCGATCAAACCCTTACTCAGGAATGGGCGCGGGCGCAACGCAGCAACAGCGAACTGGCCCTGGTGATGATCGATATCGACGAGTTCAAACCTTACAACGACCGCCTAGGACACACTGCTGGAGATGCCTGTTTACGTCAAATAGCTCAAGCTCTGAAAGCAGCGCTGCACCGCCCCGGGGATTTGTTGGCGCGCTATGGCGGAGAAGAGTTTGTCGCCCTGCTGCCCGATACCGACCTGCCGAGTGCCGCACTGATTGCCGAGCAGATGCGCCTAGCCGTGCAGCAATTGCAGCTCCCACATCCCACCGCATTGGCCCCCGCACAGGTGAGCGTCAGCATGGGCGTCGCCAGCACTTACCCATGCGATCTGCAACAAGCCCAAGATCTTCTCGAGCTTGCCGACGAACACCTGTACCAAGCCAAGCGTATGGGACGTAACCGCGTTTATTGTTGATACACCGCGATAAGGGTACTCTTGCCATCCCAAGTTACGGACACTCAAACAACCTATGAATAAGAATCGCCGACAACCATTTGCCGCCCTGATCCTGTGCGCTCTTGCCAACACCGCAAACAGCCAAGCCGACGACCTCACGGCTCTTTTGGCAATCCTGGAAGAAGAGACCGCTCTAGCCACCCAAAGTAAAATGAACGCCGACTATGTTCCGGGAATGGTGACTATACTGCACCGCGAAAACCTGCAAACTCTCGGCTACAGCGATGTCGCTGCGGCGTTAAACCAAGTGGCGGGTTTTCATACTACCGTCAACAACGCTGGCGATGTCCGCACCCTGGTGCGTGGCGTGGGTGCCACACTCAACTCCAGCAACCTGAAATTAATGGTCAACGGCGTCGCAGTAAACCGGGCTACCGATGGCTCCGCAGACTGGGTGTTACGCCTGCCACTGGCGCAAATTGATCGCATCGAAGTCATTCGCGGCCCGGGCTCGGCACTTTACGGGGAGTTTGCCTTCTCCGGGACAGTCAACATCATCACCCGCAGCGACAACTCAGTCGGTGCCGAAATTGGCAGCAACGACAGCACCCAAATGAATGCCAGCTTTGCCCATCAGTGGGACAACAGCGTATCGCTGAACGGCACCGTCGCTTATTGGGACAGCGGCAACAGTGGTCTTTACACCAACCCCGACAATTTTGCCGGCTTTGATGCAGGGTTCTCTCCAGGTAAGGTCTACGATCACGAACAAGGCGCTACCGTCCTGGCGCAACTGGGCCTGCTGGGCTGGCAGGGCAACATTTATCTGGCCGATGTGGAGCGCGGTCCGGGCTACGGCGAGAGCGCCGCCATGCCGAGGGAGTTCGAACCACGCAAAGAACAAATCTGGCAGCTCGATCTCATTAAGTCCTGGACGCTCAGTGAGACACTCACCTTTGCCACCCAGCTGACCCACCTGCAGACCGATTTGGACCATGCTACTTATCTTCCCATCCCCGAGGGAGTCCGTGGCCCCGGAGGGCGCCCAATTCGAGAGTCTCGCTTTACACAGGAAGGCAATAGTGATCGGGAAACCAATCTCACGTTCAGCGCCCATTGGCATTTGGGAGAAGGCCATCGTATTTACCTGGACACAGGTTACACCCACAGCGAAGTGACCGATTCATTTCGCCATCAATTTGTTATCGGTGGCCCCATCATCGAAGTGCCCCAAGACGAACTCGCGCTCAGCCCCGGCACCCGGCGTGAATATATTCACTTTACGGCGCAAGACCAGTGGCAAATAAATCAGGCAATAGAATTAACCCTTGGCGTGAGATATGACGACTACAGCGACTGGGGCAGTAACCTTGCGCCGCGCATCGCCGCGGTGTGGCGCGCCTCCGATAACCATATTGTGAAAATGCAATACGCCGAAGCCTTTCGCCCCCCCTCTTTGGCGGAAAGCGGCGACGTGCGACCCGGCCGCCCAACTGGCAGACCGGACGGTCCGCCAGGAAGGCCAACTCAGGAGCCACCACCCCCGGCACTAACCGAAGAGCGGCTCAACTCGAGTGAAATCGCCTATATATACAAACGCCCCAGTTTTAAATTCAGCGGCACTGTATTTCACACCACAGTGGAAGATTTAATCGAGTTCCACCTACAGCCCGGGCAAAGACCCTATTGGCGCAACCGAGGGGATATCGACAGTTACGGCCTTGAGCTCGAGTGGCAACAAAAACTCGGTCGCAGCTGGGAGTGGAATGCCAA from the Gilvimarinus sp. DA14 genome contains:
- a CDS encoding ThuA domain-containing protein, producing the protein MIIYPRQLLALVAITLFSLSVISCGATEKSEPEAAAADQAQRLSQVLVFSKTEGWRHDSIPAGVKAVTELLQEKGLAPVATDDAGVFTDQELAKMAAIVFVNTTGDILSASQQVAMERYIQAGGGFVGIHSATDTEHRQGNWHWYQRLVGAAFKSHPGDPSNVQRARLKVVDKHHPATKNLPGEFYLADEWYDFYALSEQRNDLLVVDERSYQGGKHGDYHPIAWYHEFDGGRAFYTGLGHTAETFANPLFREHLSGGLDYALADRAPLDYEKSKPDSRRFKQKVLVKNLVEPISFDISADYSAAMIGQRQGKLLWLDMSTQDLHTMAEFEVFAPKKNIEFGLVAVAFDPNFANNQIIYAMYNLADESGEAELLQRLSQFTVVDKKLDMSSEQVLLDIPNDNTCCHTGGNLEFDRYGNLFVALGDNSNPFESNDSGPMNNTPEGTYHDALRTSSNSQDLRGKILRITPDKKGGYTIPEGNLFAANESGRPEIYVMGTRNPYTIAIDDNTDTLYYGDVGPDGKADTQEFGPRGYDEINKVTEPGYFGWPAVLANNIPYRMYDYQAGESGKLFNPLAVENFSPRNTGLKVLPPAQPALIWYPYARSERFPELGQGGRNALVAGVYPSGDDLAYDDYYQGKLIIGDFMRSWVKVVSLDAFDNVTKIEDLAPGIEWAGPLDMKITPDGRLWVLEYGTQWWGSSADTKLSYIEYDENAALPTPEEEAAAAAAVANADDLNHQAQLIIAEGKEATKSTSCIACHKEREASVGPSFLQITQKYSDLEDPKAYIAKTIAEGSSGRWGEHVMPAHNFLDQETRDKIAAYILSLSEEQ
- the radA gene encoding DNA repair protein RadA, which produces MASKQKVAYVCNECGADFSKWQGQCSECGTWNSVVEMKLGPAPKGGARNAQFSGYAGSAGSKVQTLADISLEDLPRLSTGTGEFDRVLGGGLVPGSVVLIGGHPGAGKSTVLLQTLCKIAEQLSCLYVTGEESLQQVAMRANRLGLPTDKLQMLSETSVELIGQAAEQLQPKVMVVDSIQVVHLSDIQSAPGSVSQVREAAAYLTRFAKQTGTVVILVGHVTKDGSLAGPKVLEHMIDCSILLEGSHDSRFRTLRGNKNRFGAVNELGVFAMTEKGLKEVSNPSAIFLQRGDEVASGSVVMVMWEGTRPLLVEIQALVDDSHLGNPRRVAVGLDQNRLSMLLAVLHRHGGVLVGDQDVFVNVVGGVRVAETSADLALVLAIVSSFRDRPLAHDLMVFGEIGLSGEIRPVPSGQERLREAAKHGFKRAIVPIGNAPKAMDGIEIVAVKSLSEALAAIE
- a CDS encoding YrhK family protein translates to MSAKLHFCDARLAEQSDRHRQISARYDLWYSLNDLAAGVLFVIGSVLFFSESTQTSATWLFLIGSLLFTVRPAIRVVQDIHLRRMPPQ
- a CDS encoding YHYH protein, with protein sequence MNNPRLLTALASASFLLLGACGGSSGSASEAVTQIIKAQSSVSSSSESADTVSSSSASAASSETSQELPAPAIQSVAEVAVGEQVVLQSVVSDALADVIINFEWSLVQTPPDSSAQLQYANTAQPSFTPDVPGVYQVALTIGVGELSAQATAASVTAFADNIDITEATLARRGGNCTSYQGTYYSQVTDIQRSLPFSGSLQVSVEDDTCTFSLNQIPNHDFNDASAKFASDVSEVVAQYTLPVNPQFADEVTPLQVGVKNVIFLNGVTADLLAAACYGVGDEPLGEEKIGCGPDQESNPWRYDPMSPLNYFGTDAHNAHPQPDGSYHYHGNPRALFELECSSASGPSPLIGFAADGFPVFGPCIEDTGSIRAVTSSYRLKNDGGERLAVAGYETPEAGTGAVASGNYDGQFIGDYEYIEGAGDLDECNGMTYEGQYGYYVTDAYPWILGCFRAAVDDSFMPEGQALENLLHGHDIIGGEEHIHTH
- a CDS encoding sigma-54 dependent transcriptional regulator, which translates into the protein MKNNEPLVLVVDDKPANLDILVDYLSSSGLELAVATDGEQALEVASLRQPELVLLDVMMPGMDGFEVCRRLKKLPQGHDFPIIFMSALGDTDSKVKGFTVGAVDYITKPLQREEVLARITTHLTIRQQQLQLREQNRELLSLNRQLQEQIDRRLEAESALHLAGEQLSAVSEREAAQWGIEAFIGQSSAILDLLEQVRALQSAQNTNVLVLGESGTGKELVSRAIHYGSERRAKPFIAVNCSAIPAELADAEFFGHTKGAYTGAVADRAGFFVRADGGTLFLDEIGDMPLPLQAKLLRVLEDGLVTPVGGKNSRRVNVRIVAATNAELSDRVSSGEFRKDLYFRLAGYQITLPPLRERAVDIPLLVQYFAEQLCAQMGRENVEIDAEALVQLRAYHYPGNVRELKNLIEYALIASRGQNIGVRHLHFLEPVAQVASEPTDKQTIQVRAAQGCDEDRIVAQLEERGRIDNAEVQALLGVDHHRASYLLKKLHRDGRLQRCGERRWSYYTLA
- a CDS encoding diguanylate cyclase domain-containing protein, giving the protein MMMTATDLNQEPQPLVLLVDDTPANLDVLVEHLSKENIDLMVATSGQEGLELAHQHLPDLILLDVMMPGMDGYTMCEKLMAEPDLADIPVVFLTSRDNELDVEHGLSLGAVDYIVKPFSLPILKARVRNHLALKRRGDLLTQLACTDGLTRVANRRHFDQTLTQEWARAQRSNSELALVMIDIDEFKPYNDRLGHTAGDACLRQIAQALKAALHRPGDLLARYGGEEFVALLPDTDLPSAALIAEQMRLAVQQLQLPHPTALAPAQVSVSMGVASTYPCDLQQAQDLLELADEHLYQAKRMGRNRVYC
- a CDS encoding TonB-dependent siderophore receptor yields the protein MNKNRRQPFAALILCALANTANSQADDLTALLAILEEETALATQSKMNADYVPGMVTILHRENLQTLGYSDVAAALNQVAGFHTTVNNAGDVRTLVRGVGATLNSSNLKLMVNGVAVNRATDGSADWVLRLPLAQIDRIEVIRGPGSALYGEFAFSGTVNIITRSDNSVGAEIGSNDSTQMNASFAHQWDNSVSLNGTVAYWDSGNSGLYTNPDNFAGFDAGFSPGKVYDHEQGATVLAQLGLLGWQGNIYLADVERGPGYGESAAMPREFEPRKEQIWQLDLIKSWTLSETLTFATQLTHLQTDLDHATYLPIPEGVRGPGGRPIRESRFTQEGNSDRETNLTFSAHWHLGEGHRIYLDTGYTHSEVTDSFRHQFVIGGPIIEVPQDELALSPGTRREYIHFTAQDQWQINQAIELTLGVRYDDYSDWGSNLAPRIAAVWRASDNHIVKMQYAEAFRPPSLAESGDVRPGRPTGRPDGPPGRPTQEPPPPALTEERLNSSEIAYIYKRPSFKFSGTVFHTTVEDLIEFHLQPGQRPYWRNRGDIDSYGLELEWQQKLGRSWEWNANVSYVDAEDHFDVDKTLLGSIAWLANADLVWHASQHFDHALKIRYVGSQEGWELDLRTPVTERFQDYTSLDYTLSVNKLLQVNGLTLRASVLNIFSDRHNSVPTPAQYPQGLPQGERTVNAQLEYRF